In the Littorina saxatilis isolate snail1 unplaced genomic scaffold, US_GU_Lsax_2.0 scaffold_1487, whole genome shotgun sequence genome, TTTTAATGAAGCATTTCTACGACAGTCGCATATACAAGGTCATGATGATGACGTTCCACCAGTTGAAGAAGAGCCTATTTCCATTAGTCCTCTCGTGATAACTACCGAAATGGTGTACGCTGTTCTAAACAACCTCGATGTTAGGAAAGCAGTAGGTCCTGATTTGGTTCACAATAAACTTCTTAAACTTGCTGCTTGTATTATTTCAAATCCGCTTGCAACCCTATTCCAGAGATCGTTGGCAGAGGGAAAGTTTCCGAAAATTTGGAAAGTAGCTCATGTGATTCCCATTTGTAAGAAAGGTGAAAAAGAACACTGTAGTAACTATCGTCCGGTTTCATTACTCAGTTGCATTGGAAaagtattggaaaaatgtgttcaagcccatGTTTTTTGATATCTCACAGATAATGATTTATTAACGGttaacaggggcggatctggggggggggtgcaatgggtgcaattgcacccccccccccagcgggaaaaaaaaaaaaaaaaaaaagaagaaaaaaaaaagaagaaaaatgtatcacctgaaaatagcactttacacgctcagattgcaccagattgcacaattttgcttcctttttaaaaaaaaattccggggggggaaAAAAttcccggacccccctagcatgctcggcgcttcgcgccatcggttcggcgcttcgcgccttcgctgataagatacaaaaaaacaaaaaaaaaagaactttgcacccccccctttcaaaacccagcTCCGCCCCTGGGTTTCTCAGTCAGGGTTTATTCCTGGTGATTCAACTAGTTTTCAGTTGTTGAGCATGTATGACGATTTTTGTCAATCCTTAGATAAGCAGTTGACGTCtcaggctgttttctgtgatatatcaaaagccttcgacagagtgtggcataagggtttgttgcataaattatatgctataggcataagaggtgttttattaaaatggtttgaagattatttgacaggcAGGTGACAAGCCGTTGTTATCCAAGGCAGAAAATCGATATATGGAcgtgtttgttcaggtgttccctaaggttctgttctggggcccttgttgttccttgtgtacattaacgatattgtcattgatatcgaatctgtcattaaactttttgctgatgataccagtttgtgtttatctctaaatgatgcaaacacgcggacacagaTCCTAAATACAGACTTAGCCAAAATTGCACACTGGgcggaaaaatggaaagttaatttcaataatttaaaaacagatttgatgaccttttcaagaaatagaatgcctgaaacccttcctcttgtatttgatggaacaattctgagagaaaaccacgttcacaaacatcttggtgtactgattcagagcgactgcaaatgggaatcacatgttcagtcaattatatcaaaagtacgtgttcttctctcatgttttcggtcctataagtatcgccttagccgaaaggcacttgaacttatgtataaatcttttattattccccattttgatttttctgacgtcatttgggacaattgttctgacagattagctactttattagaaaacttgcatcttgatgccatTAGAACTATTACTggtgcagttcgtggcacgagtcaccaaaaattgtacgatgaatcaggatttacaacactgaaggagaggcgaaaaagacacaaattgattttgtatttcaaattagttaatgcacgcgtgccaccatacttactagaacgtctgcctcctctcgttgcttctgtgaacccttaccatagacgaagaccactcgacagacagactccccactctcgaactgaactgtataaaaagtcattttttctgtcttcaacttccctgtggaatgagcttccagatactgtaaaacaacttgattctattgagttatttaaaaaacgtattagttctgatgattctgttgttccctcgtatagatacacatctgatcgaaaatcagaaattatccattgcagacttagattgaggatcagcaatctaaatagtgatctatttgacagacatttaattcccgacccgtcatgcacttgtggttatcctgttgaaaatgcggagcactatattttgCATTGCTCCTTATatcttcaaatacgtgaagtcaccttgtcaacactgtccaactatgatttgctaaccgctgatgattttctgtatggcaatagacacaagtcagacagcgaaaatgcattgatatttgacctgTTATTTactcagttagttagttagttagctgttgcttttcgggtccagcggaccataataggccaaatcaggaccccattcaagtttatcttattaaggaaacgttttgaataatgaatgcatttatctcatccatgttcgaaacgaccatgtgcaaTACTGTTGACATTTTCCTGTTCTGGTAGTATTTTATTTTctaccatgtggaagtcattgtgtgcgtgtgtgtgcgagtgagtgtgcgagcgcgtgtgagtactgttgttagtttagcattgtgttttttgttccttttattgttatatgattgtctaccataattcaccattattattttgacattatttcaaacttgttatattacaatcgtccgccaaatttcatttgcttttaagagtacgctcataagcctagcttgttgtgctccatgttccttatttcatgtatgcggcaatattctgatgaaatttactgaataaacttgtttaaaccaacagaaaaagacagggacagagacagagaaccgaaatagacagagacaaagCCAGAACCAGAGAAACAGATCAAGACCAGAGACAGAGAACAGaaaaagacagggacagagacagagaaccgaaatagacagagacaaagCCAGAACCAGAGAAACAGATCAAGACCAGAGACAGAGAACAGaaaaagacagggacagagacagagaacagaaatagacagagacaaagCCAGAACCAGAGAAACAGATCAAGACCAGAGACAGAGAACAGaaaaagacagggacagagacagagaacagaaatagacagggacagagacagagaacagaaatagacagagacaaagCCAGAGCCAGAGAAACAGATCAAGACCAGAGACAGAGAACAGaaaaagacagggacagagacagagaacagaAATAGACAGGGACAAAGCCAGAGCCAGAGAAACAGATCAAGACCAGAGACAGAGAACAGaaaaagacagggacagagacagtgaAACAGATCAAGACAGGGACAAAGCCAGAGCCAGAGAAACAGATCAAGACCAGAGACAGAGAACAGAAatagacagggacagagacagagaacagaAATAGACAGGGACAAAGCCAGAACCAGAGAAACAGATCAAGACCAGAGACAGAGAACAGAAatagacagggacagagacagagaacagaaatagacagagacaaagCCAGAACCAGAGAAACAGATCAAGACCAGAGACAGAGAACAGAAatagacagggacagagacagagaacagaaaaagacagggacagagacagagaacagaAAAAGACAGGGACAAAGCCAGAACCAGAGAAACAGATCAAGACCAGAGACAGAGAACAGAAAAAGACAGGGACAAAGCCAGAACCAGAGAAACAGATCAAGACCAGAGACAGAGAACAGAAAAAGACAGGGACAAAGCCAGAACCAGAGAAACAGATCAAGACCAGAGACAGAGAACAGAAATAGACAGGGACAAAGCCAGAACCAGAGAAACAGATCAAGACCAGAGACAGAGAACAGAAAAAGACAGGGACAAAGCCAGAACCAGAGAAACAGATCAAGACCAGAGACAGAGAACAGAAATAGACAGGGACAAAGCCAGAGCCAGAGAAACAGATCAAGACCAGAGACAGAGAACAGAAAAAGACAGGGACAAAGCCAGAGCCAGAGAAACAGATCAAGACCAGAGACAGAGAACAGaaaaagacagggacagagacagagaacagaAATAGACAGGGACAAAGCCAGAGCCAGAGAAACAGATCAAGACCAGAGACAGAGAACAGAAAAAGACAGGGACTGAGACAgagaacaaaaacagacagggacagagacagagaacagaaaaagacagggacaaagacagagaacaGAAATAGACAGGGACAAAGCCAGAACCAGAGAAACAGATCAAGACCAGAGACAGAGAACAGAAATAGACAGGGACAAAGCCAgagaacaaaaacagacagggacagagacagagaacagaAATAGACAGGGAccgagacagagaaacagatcaagacagggacagaggcagaaaacagaaaaagacagggacagaggcagaaaacagaaacagacagggACTGAGACAGAGAACAGGAAAAGAcaggaacagagacagagaacagaaacagacagacacagtcacacaaccaCAAAAACAGACAGCAACCAAGTGTAATACGTGATACAGCCACTTG is a window encoding:
- the LOC138954279 gene encoding RNA-binding protein 25-like; this encodes RDHDKKTEHQGFNTHQIKFSSFFSSKKQSKQYQDQRQRTEKDRDKARTRETDQDQRQRTEKDRDKARTRETDQDQRQRTEIDRDKARTRETDQDQRQRTEKDRDKARTRETDQDQRQRTEIDRDKARARETDQDQRQRTEKDRDKARARETDQDQRQRTEKDRDRDREQK